One Companilactobacillus farciminis KCTC 3681 = DSM 20184 genomic window, AGTAAGCGACGTTCTTCTTCAATGAAGGCTGAATACTTCTTTGCTGCTTTATATAGATTGTACATTAATTGAATGACCCGTTTATTGTTAAGACTTTCTTCAAAGTTTCTAGGATCAAATGATTTCTCATGAACTAGGTCTGAATATTCTTCAATCATGGCGCTATTAAAGGCTTTATCAGTACGCTCACGAAAGAATAAAATACGCTTCGAGAATATATCAACGAAATTATCAAAGCTAATATCGGGACGATAGAATTTATTAATGTCAAGGCTTCCCTGATGAACTTCTTTATCTGATAAATCATAAAGATAAACGTACTTGAATTCTAGTCCTTTCGATTGATGGAGGGAAAGAAACTGGACTTGGTTCTGTTGTTTAGCAACTTCTTCTTTCTTGGTAAGGATAGATTCCTTGTAATCCTCATGCTTAAAAAAGTCATCAGGATTCTTATACATCGAAAGTTCTTCTGCAAGATAAGAAAAGAGCTTATTTAATTCTTTGATCGATATGAATTTACGGGACGTCATGAAGTTAAAATATCTTACAGTTAATCGTCTCGCCGAAATAAACAAATCTACAGGAATTTCAGCATTTTCAGGTCCCTCATTTTTCATATTTTGAATGTCGTTAAATTCCTCGATAACAGCCGAGTCAAATTCAAACCCATATTCGTCTAATTCGGTTGAAGTGAGTGAATTCATAGAATCTTGAGTTAGAGTCAAATATTTGCTCAATTTCACAATGCGCTTTTTTCCATAGCGTTTCTTTACCTCGTCAATATGAGCGGTGTATTTTTTAAATCCAATTCTACTTGATTGGTTATAAAAGTACTTATAGTTATTATTCCATAATGCACGCATTGTTTCCACGATAATCTTGTAATATCTATTTCGTTGTAGAACAAGACTTTTATTGTTGATATTTGCGTAAATATTATGATTTGCCAACCAGTCGGCTGCAATTGTTCTTGATGCATTGTATCTAACTAGTACAGCAATTTCTTTATTATCGATACTAGAGTCATTTACTTGTTCAGCAAGATGTTTTAGTATTCCGTATTCCTCAGAATTGTTTGGTTCGTAAGTAAAGATAGTCCCTTTCTCTGAATTAAATGCCTGTAGTGACTTTTCAAGACGAATAGAGTTCAATGTAATTCCTGGTATGGCAGCACATAATATTTTGCCACCAGTACGATAATTTGTGGAAAGATTCAAGGTCTGTGCGTTAGGCATTAATTCGCAGTAATTCATGATGTATTTAGGATTGCTGCCACGAAAAGAATAAACACTCTGATCATCATCCCCAACAACAACTAGTCTGCTCATTGTTTCAGAACTAAGTAGCTTTGAAATGATTTTCCATTGTAACTTGTCGATGTCTTGGAATTCATCAATGATTACTAATTTGAATTGCTTCATAACATCCTGATACTGTTTCAAGTATTTTTTATCCTTCATACTTTGAAGAAGCAGTATCTTCATATCGTTAAAATCGACTAAGCCATTTTGAATTTTCAATTCTTGGTAATATGTAACAACTTCAATATAGTCTTGATAGAAACCAATTTCGTGCTCTTGACGGGTGCACTGACTAAGGGCTTCAAAAACTTCCTCGTCATTCATATTCCCATATCCAATTGGATATATGCAGTCTTCGGTCAAATCTTGATTGATCATGTAATTGTTCAAAGTAAAAATTTGATTCAGAGTTTCGTTGATACTACAAACGTCACTAGGATGCGTAATTTTAGTCTTCAATTGTCTTGTAAAATAACTAGGGCTTTGCAAGACTTCTATATTCTTGTACTCATCATTAGTCATTAAAAGATGCAAAAACAACGCATGAAAAGTCGAAAAAAGCGGCTGCGTATCACGCATATTTAATCCTACATCTGAAAGTTCCTTAATATATTTGTCGTAGCGTTTATCCATATCCAACCTTGAACGATTGGAAAAAGTTACTCCTAAAACTTCTGATGAATCCACTAATCCTTTACTGATAGCTACCAAAATCATCAAAATAACTATCGTCGTTTTACCAGACCCGGCACAGGCATTGACTAATAGTGGCTTTTCAAAATCATTCATCAGAATCTGCTTTTGCTCTTGAGAAAAAGTCAATCCCAGTCCTGACTCCATTAATCTGATAATTTGTTCAGTTGTGGCAGTTGTTTGTGTATCCATCCGTGTCCCTTTCGACAACTTATTTACCTAGAAGTATATACGATGAAGAAAATCCTTGTGGACAAAAAATGACGATTTTTTCAAAAAAAAGACACCCAAACGGATGTCTTTAATAATTGTAATAATCACTGATTGATAACTTCTAAAATCTGTTTACGGAAAGAGTCGATCTTTCGTTCAACGTCAAAGTCATCAAGTGTTTCTATATCGATATTTTGAAAAGGATTATCCAAGATTTCTACAATCCTTTTATCGTGAGAATTCATGATAGCAATCCTATTGCCGCAACGAATAGCTTCATTCAAGTCGTGCGTGATCATAAAAATACTCGTATCTTCCTTATGCCAAATGTCCAAAATCAATTGTTGCATCTTTGCTCTAGTAAAAGCATCCAAAGCTCCAAATGGTTCGTCCATTAGCAACAATGGCGATTTATTGGCCAAAACTCGAGCAATCGCTACCCTTTGTCTCATCCCCCCAGATAGTTCAAACGTCTTTGCATCTGCCTGATCACTTAGACCAATCAAATCTAACAAATAGGCAACTCTTTGACTGATTTGTTCTTTAGTAAAGTTTCTAGATTTAAGTCCAAAACCGACGTTATCTTTTACTTTTAACCATGGATATAATGAAGAATTTTGAAAAACTACTCCTCGCTGCCAATCCGGGCTGGTAATCGGTTGGTCATTCATGGTTAAGGTTCCACTTGCCGGAATAAATCCAGCTAGAGCTTGTAAAATAGTACTCTTGCCACAACCTGAGGGTCCAACCAAGACGAAAATCTCATTCTTCTCAATCGAAAAATTAGTATCAACTATTACTGATTCATCAGATTTTTTATATTTAATATTTAAATGATCAGCTTTAATTAATGCCATTTTCACCCTCCTGATAAACGAATTTTCTAAATTGCTCTAATGTTGGTGCATAACTGATAGTTTGTTGTCCATACATAAATTTGCCAGCTCTTTGCATTTCAACTACGAATTGTCCTAAGTCACCAGCTTGACCTAAGTATTCTTTTGAATATTCTGCCTTTAACGATGGCCATTGGGTTCCTCGCATCTGTTTGTCAGCATCACTCACACTAATACCGGTTTGCTTAGCTGCTGCTTTCACAGTCTCGTTATAGTTATTTTTTCGTAATTGATGTGTTCTTGCCAAAACGGAGACGAATTTTTTAACGTCTTGTGGATGCTGTTTTAGAAAAGCTTTGCTGACTAAGGTAATATTCCCAGTCGAATAACCAGCTTTTGACAAATCAGAACTATCAACTAAGACTTTGCCATCAGTTTGCAATTGCGACAAGGTCGGTTGC contains:
- a CDS encoding ABC transporter ATP-binding protein, with product MALIKADHLNIKYKKSDESVIVDTNFSIEKNEIFVLVGPSGCGKSTILQALAGFIPASGTLTMNDQPITSPDWQRGVVFQNSSLYPWLKVKDNVGFGLKSRNFTKEQISQRVAYLLDLIGLSDQADAKTFELSGGMRQRVAIARVLANKSPLLLMDEPFGALDAFTRAKMQQLILDIWHKEDTSIFMITHDLNEAIRCGNRIAIMNSHDKRIVEILDNPFQNIDIETLDDFDVERKIDSFRKQILEVINQ
- a CDS encoding UvrD-helicase domain-containing protein, whose protein sequence is MDTQTTATTEQIIRLMESGLGLTFSQEQKQILMNDFEKPLLVNACAGSGKTTIVILMILVAISKGLVDSSEVLGVTFSNRSRLDMDKRYDKYIKELSDVGLNMRDTQPLFSTFHALFLHLLMTNDEYKNIEVLQSPSYFTRQLKTKITHPSDVCSINETLNQIFTLNNYMINQDLTEDCIYPIGYGNMNDEEVFEALSQCTRQEHEIGFYQDYIEVVTYYQELKIQNGLVDFNDMKILLLQSMKDKKYLKQYQDVMKQFKLVIIDEFQDIDKLQWKIISKLLSSETMSRLVVVGDDDQSVYSFRGSNPKYIMNYCELMPNAQTLNLSTNYRTGGKILCAAIPGITLNSIRLEKSLQAFNSEKGTIFTYEPNNSEEYGILKHLAEQVNDSSIDNKEIAVLVRYNASRTIAADWLANHNIYANINNKSLVLQRNRYYKIIVETMRALWNNNYKYFYNQSSRIGFKKYTAHIDEVKKRYGKKRIVKLSKYLTLTQDSMNSLTSTELDEYGFEFDSAVIEEFNDIQNMKNEGPENAEIPVDLFISARRLTVRYFNFMTSRKFISIKELNKLFSYLAEELSMYKNPDDFFKHEDYKESILTKKEEVAKQQNQVQFLSLHQSKGLEFKYVYLYDLSDKEVHQGSLDINKFYRPDISFDNFVDIFSKRILFFRERTDKAFNSAMIEEYSDLVHEKSFDPRNFEESLNNKRVIQLMYNLYKAAKKYSAFIEEERRLLYVGVTRAKAELNVELIGNANPLLFELNLPKPRQN